The following proteins are encoded in a genomic region of Clostridiales bacterium:
- a CDS encoding histidine kinase gives MYTIINLIFYYLWHLIDMVNFLKKLNSIFSLSTLKNRIVITLTAGIMCCCFLMVIVSYNAIYRIQEDKIKTVMSFDLQQQSAKLAQKYANLLQITQQMAPEGNVGSLVEEYFAAKESYNRLVLSRSIASSIGLITFSNSDVELVTYYYPKSRQTVFANLPLQDDFSLQALPDLEDNANIIYQSPHLSQCRFSADQVVSVVRKITFSNGQQWIIYVETKSDTANDINMLSRSANMPYILTLLDRRDRVRYCSNLNAFSNGQILNLDEKSGTLGKYIWNQTESGYEYKTVLLVPAVSYNHEFYIWKNHILLIFGLTVIIMAFITIMLLQLIYKPLRVFESEMESIGKGNMNALHYRTGIDEFDKLFDKFNTMKQQIQQLMHDVQEKEERRHQLELEKLIYQINPHFLLNTLNSVHWLAVLHKQNDIGKVISTLNFLLSYNIGRSKEPATLRTEIKVLRSYIELQQMRYDFKVIENIEDGEYLDRPVARFILQPVVENAIYHGIDENGTIEINVMPVNNRKDIKIVIKDNGKGINEHALAMLRQTDPDDSKTQKHGIGLRYVRSILKSFYGNSAYMTIDSMPGHGTAVTLCLPLR, from the coding sequence GTGTACACGATAATAAATTTAATTTTTTATTATCTGTGGCACTTAATCGATATGGTAAATTTTCTAAAGAAGTTAAATAGTATATTCTCGCTTTCAACCCTTAAAAATAGAATTGTGATTACTTTGACGGCAGGAATCATGTGCTGCTGCTTTTTAATGGTTATTGTTTCATATAATGCTATATACAGGATACAGGAAGATAAAATTAAAACCGTAATGTCATTTGATCTGCAGCAGCAGTCTGCAAAGCTTGCGCAAAAATATGCAAACTTGCTTCAAATAACACAGCAGATGGCACCCGAGGGCAATGTTGGAAGCCTGGTCGAAGAGTATTTCGCAGCTAAAGAATCGTATAATCGTCTGGTATTATCCAGAAGCATTGCAAGCAGTATAGGATTGATTACGTTCTCAAATTCGGACGTCGAGCTGGTTACATACTATTATCCAAAGAGCAGGCAGACTGTTTTTGCCAATCTTCCTCTGCAGGATGATTTCTCATTGCAGGCTCTGCCCGATCTTGAGGATAATGCAAATATAATATATCAATCACCCCATTTATCGCAATGCAGGTTCAGCGCGGATCAAGTGGTTTCAGTGGTACGTAAAATAACATTTTCAAACGGACAGCAGTGGATAATTTATGTCGAAACCAAATCGGATACTGCAAATGATATAAATATGCTGTCAAGAAGCGCAAATATGCCATATATACTAACTTTGCTTGATAGAAGGGATCGCGTCAGATACTGCAGCAATCTGAATGCTTTTTCAAATGGCCAGATACTTAACCTGGATGAAAAATCAGGCACCTTGGGAAAATATATATGGAATCAAACTGAAAGCGGTTACGAATATAAAACAGTGCTGCTTGTTCCTGCTGTTAGTTATAATCACGAGTTCTATATTTGGAAGAATCATATTTTGCTTATTTTTGGTCTCACCGTGATTATAATGGCATTTATAACAATAATGTTGTTACAGCTCATTTATAAACCCCTACGTGTATTTGAATCCGAGATGGAATCCATTGGGAAGGGCAACATGAATGCGCTGCATTATAGGACTGGGATCGATGAATTTGACAAGCTATTTGACAAATTCAATACTATGAAACAGCAAATACAGCAATTGATGCATGATGTCCAGGAAAAGGAAGAACGGCGCCATCAACTAGAGCTTGAGAAGCTGATATACCAGATAAATCCTCATTTTCTGCTGAATACTCTAAATTCCGTACACTGGTTGGCGGTTTTGCATAAGCAAAATGATATCGGCAAGGTAATTTCCACATTGAATTTTCTTTTAAGCTATAATATTGGCAGGTCTAAGGAGCCTGCTACTCTTCGAACAGAGATAAAGGTATTGCGCTCTTATATTGAGCTGCAGCAGATGCGTTATGACTTTAAAGTGATAGAAAATATTGAGGATGGCGAGTATCTCGATCGCCCCGTTGCCCGTTTTATTTTGCAGCCTGTTGTAGAGAATGCAATATATCACGGGATAGATGAGAACGGAACCATCGAGATAAATGTCATGCCTGTAAATAATCGTAAAGATATAAAAATTGTTATAAAGGATAATGGAAAAGGGATCAATGAGCATGCATTGGCAATGTTAAGACAGACTGATCCTGACGACAGTAAGACTCAAAAACACGGGATAGGTCTTCGCTACGTCCGTTCAATTCTCAAATCTTTTTATGGTAATTCGGCTTATATGACTATCGACAGCATGCCAGGGCAT
- the yicI gene encoding alpha-xylosidase, whose amino-acid sequence MKFSNGCWLNKDGIDAYGPVQAYDIETDDNSISVLATTRFITNRGDTLGGPVIKVRLSSPMYDTIRVQIFHYKGINIRGPKFKITSMPEIKTDIVNNETSASLTSGNLSVRISKTGNWNMGFYNGDERITGSGYRQISYIKDAKNNAVFMREQLDLSVGECIYGLGEHFTAFVKNGQTVDMWNEDGGTSTQQAYKNIPFYITNKGYGVFVNHPERVSFEVGSEKVNKVQFSVPGEYLEYYVINGPSMKKVLENYTFLTGRPALPPAWSFGLWLTTSFTTNYDEKTVTSIIDGMAKRDLPLHVFHFDCFWMKGFNWCDFQWDERVFPDPENMLKRLKKNGLKICVWINPYISQESKLFDEGMKNGYLIKRPNGDIWQWDMWQPAMGIVDFTNPNACEWFASKLNSLIDMGVDCFKTDFGERIPTDVVYFDGSDPVKMHNYYTFLYNKTVFDVLKKRFGEGNAVLFARSATAGSQRFPVHWGGDSTADYESMAESLRGGLSLCLSGFGFWSHDIGGFESKSSADVYKRWVAFGLLSSHSRLHGSSSYRVPWLYDEEAVNVVRLFTKLKCSLMPYIFKNACEASKKGIPVMRAMVLEFQNDPSCDYLDRQYMLGDSLLVAPVFNKKGHVSYYLPKGIWTNLLSGKTIEGGCWRKEIHDYLSMPLMVRPNSIIAIGSENRKPDYDYVDRVTLHVFELQDKSTASTIIYNINGQAELTVSISRMGNCITIDSNGTDKAWNILLRGIFNIDTAKGASFKIEELGTRLAIPKQAKHIKCILK is encoded by the coding sequence ATGAAATTCAGTAACGGATGCTGGCTGAACAAGGATGGCATCGATGCATACGGCCCTGTCCAGGCCTATGATATTGAAACAGACGATAATTCGATATCGGTTTTAGCAACTACGAGATTTATAACAAATCGCGGCGATACGTTGGGAGGACCCGTCATCAAGGTAAGACTATCCTCGCCAATGTATGATACTATACGTGTACAGATCTTTCATTATAAAGGAATCAATATTAGGGGACCAAAATTTAAAATAACAAGCATGCCGGAAATAAAAACCGATATCGTAAATAACGAAACCTCAGCAAGCTTGACAAGCGGAAATCTCAGCGTAAGGATATCAAAGACAGGTAATTGGAATATGGGCTTTTATAATGGCGATGAAAGAATAACCGGCAGCGGTTATAGGCAAATTTCCTATATAAAGGATGCCAAGAACAATGCTGTTTTTATGAGAGAGCAATTGGATCTATCAGTTGGAGAATGCATATACGGATTAGGAGAGCATTTTACGGCTTTTGTTAAAAACGGACAAACTGTCGATATGTGGAACGAGGATGGCGGTACCAGCACCCAGCAGGCTTATAAAAACATCCCGTTTTATATAACCAACAAGGGATACGGTGTATTTGTGAACCATCCGGAACGCGTTTCTTTTGAAGTAGGGTCCGAAAAAGTAAATAAAGTGCAATTCAGCGTTCCCGGGGAATATCTTGAGTATTACGTAATTAACGGCCCTTCCATGAAAAAAGTTCTTGAAAACTATACGTTCCTGACAGGAAGGCCGGCGCTGCCTCCTGCTTGGAGTTTCGGCCTGTGGCTTACGACATCTTTTACAACAAACTACGATGAGAAAACCGTTACCTCTATTATAGACGGGATGGCTAAAAGGGACTTGCCTCTCCATGTTTTTCATTTCGACTGTTTCTGGATGAAAGGGTTCAATTGGTGCGATTTTCAATGGGATGAAAGAGTTTTTCCCGATCCTGAAAACATGCTAAAGCGTTTAAAGAAAAATGGATTAAAAATCTGCGTATGGATAAATCCATATATTTCTCAGGAGTCAAAACTCTTTGATGAGGGTATGAAAAACGGATATCTGATAAAAAGGCCGAATGGCGACATATGGCAGTGGGACATGTGGCAGCCTGCCATGGGCATCGTCGATTTCACCAATCCAAATGCATGCGAGTGGTTTGCATCAAAGCTCAATTCATTAATTGATATGGGCGTAGACTGCTTTAAAACGGACTTTGGCGAACGTATTCCCACCGATGTAGTTTATTTTGACGGTTCCGATCCTGTAAAAATGCACAACTATTATACATTCCTTTATAATAAGACGGTATTTGATGTCCTTAAAAAAAGATTTGGAGAAGGAAACGCTGTATTATTTGCCAGATCTGCGACTGCCGGCAGCCAGCGGTTCCCTGTACATTGGGGCGGAGACAGCACTGCGGATTATGAATCTATGGCAGAGAGCTTGCGCGGTGGATTGTCCCTATGTTTATCGGGTTTTGGTTTTTGGAGCCACGACATAGGCGGCTTCGAAAGCAAATCTTCGGCAGATGTTTATAAGCGCTGGGTGGCTTTCGGACTTCTTTCGTCTCACAGCAGGCTTCACGGCAGTTCTTCCTATAGAGTCCCATGGCTTTACGATGAAGAAGCAGTAAATGTAGTTAGGCTTTTTACAAAATTAAAATGCAGTCTAATGCCATATATTTTCAAAAATGCCTGCGAAGCCTCAAAAAAAGGTATCCCGGTAATGAGAGCAATGGTGCTTGAGTTTCAGAATGATCCATCCTGCGATTACCTTGACAGGCAATATATGCTGGGCGATTCGCTCCTTGTCGCACCTGTATTCAACAAAAAGGGTCACGTATCCTATTATCTTCCGAAAGGTATATGGACAAATCTGCTATCAGGTAAAACAATCGAAGGCGGATGCTGGAGAAAAGAAATCCACGATTATTTGAGTATGCCGCTAATGGTAAGGCCCAATAGCATCATAGCCATAGGAAGCGAAAACAGAAAACCCGATTATGATTACGTAGACAGAGTTACACTCCATGTCTTTGAACTTCAGGATAAGAGTACCGCTTCCACCATTATTTATAATATTAACGGACAAGCAGAACTCACCGTTAGCATAAGCCGGATGGGCAACTGTATAACCATCGATTCCAATGGGACTGATAAAGCATGGAACATTTTGCTTAGGGGTATATTTAACATAGATACTGCAAAAGGTGCCTCCTTTAAAATCGAAGAGCTTGGAACAAGATTGGCAATCCCGAAGCAGGCAAAGCATATAAAATGCATACTTAAATAG
- a CDS encoding CDP-alcohol phosphatidyltransferase family protein → MTKTILVNALTLIRVPLSVMFCAEVLHNSSPFLPCAVLFLLIGTSDYLDGKLARKFGAQTDIGAIMDVMTDLFFIVAACLSLSFRNLFPLWMLVVILSKFLEFWVTSLIFNRSDKNTIIFLFDPFGRIVAVLFYLLPILMLLLPLCLPDVAHRGALVMVCIGITGLTILSSTWRISSVVNCKFSARDSFNFAKIYKNYLSAKEIGENRR, encoded by the coding sequence GTGACCAAAACTATTTTAGTAAATGCGTTGACATTGATACGTGTACCCCTATCAGTTATGTTCTGCGCCGAGGTATTGCATAATTCAAGTCCATTTTTGCCATGTGCCGTATTATTCCTATTGATAGGGACGTCTGATTATCTGGATGGAAAACTTGCGCGAAAATTTGGCGCCCAGACCGATATCGGGGCGATAATGGATGTAATGACCGATCTTTTCTTTATTGTTGCGGCCTGTTTATCATTGTCATTCCGCAATCTGTTTCCTTTATGGATGCTTGTGGTAATTCTATCCAAATTTTTGGAATTTTGGGTCACCTCACTCATCTTTAATAGAAGTGATAAAAATACAATTATATTTCTATTTGACCCTTTTGGACGGATTGTAGCAGTATTGTTCTATCTGTTACCTATATTGATGCTGTTGCTTCCTCTTTGCCTGCCGGATGTTGCACATCGAGGCGCCCTTGTAATGGTCTGCATAGGGATAACAGGATTGACAATTTTATCTTCGACCTGGAGGATCTCGTCAGTTGTAAATTGTAAATTTTCTGCAAGGGACTCTTTTAATTTTGCAAAAATTTATAAAAATTATTTATCGGCAAAGGAAATTGGAGAAAACCGCAGATAA
- a CDS encoding TetR/AcrR family transcriptional regulator, whose protein sequence is MVDKKAEIFKAGRELFLLKGFKDVNVSDITREAGVGVGTFYNYYQSKGELFFDVYFRENEAAKKSIVRSLDLNDDPITLVTKFLSLSTGAIKKNRILQEWYNKDIFGDLEKRYNDKYGCFLFDFYMDLLKKWKRENKIRSDIDDELLVALMNSVIYLDTHKEEIGIQYFPEVTKLLVKFIMKGLTDR, encoded by the coding sequence ATGGTGGACAAGAAAGCAGAAATTTTTAAGGCTGGTAGGGAATTATTCCTTTTGAAGGGTTTTAAGGATGTAAATGTTTCCGATATAACAAGAGAGGCGGGAGTGGGAGTCGGGACTTTTTATAACTATTATCAATCAAAAGGGGAGCTTTTTTTTGATGTTTATTTCAGGGAAAATGAAGCGGCCAAAAAATCTATCGTGAGATCGCTTGATTTAAATGATGATCCTATAACTCTAGTAACTAAATTTCTGTCGTTGAGTACAGGTGCCATAAAAAAAAATCGAATCCTTCAGGAATGGTACAATAAAGATATTTTCGGTGATTTAGAAAAACGATATAATGATAAATACGGATGCTTTTTATTTGACTTTTATATGGATTTGTTAAAGAAATGGAAGCGGGAAAATAAAATAAGAAGTGATATAGATGATGAGCTTCTTGTGGCGCTTATGAATTCCGTGATCTATCTTGACACACATAAAGAAGAGATAGGAATCCAGTACTTCCCCGAAGTCACTAAATTGCTTGTGAAGTTTATCATGAAAGGATTGACTGATCGCTGA
- a CDS encoding DUF4186 domain-containing protein translates to MQTIDEALDRLKTSKFRASFSLKEKDKSYVREKGMYTIRLHAQDFIRQRLAPAVIPNDGKQTPMHGHPVFIAQHACACCCRGCLNRWYGVPKGIELNEQQQEKIVNLLMAWIERQMQGK, encoded by the coding sequence ATGCAAACAATTGATGAGGCACTGGATAGGCTTAAGACTTCGAAATTTCGGGCAAGTTTTTCCTTGAAAGAAAAAGACAAATCCTATGTCCGGGAAAAAGGCATGTATACCATCCGCCTCCACGCACAAGACTTCATCCGACAGCGGCTGGCGCCGGCTGTCATACCAAACGACGGAAAGCAGACGCCGATGCACGGTCATCCGGTGTTCATCGCGCAGCATGCTTGCGCCTGCTGCTGCCGAGGATGCCTTAACAGGTGGTATGGTGTTCCGAAGGGTATTGAGCTGAATGAACAGCAACAAGAGAAAATCGTGAATCTGCTGATGGCTTGGATCGAACGCCAGATGCAGGGGAAATAG
- the smpB gene encoding SsrA-binding protein SmpB, protein MAEGRKVLAENRKARHDYFIEETYEAGISLSGTEVKSVRSGKVNIRDSYAMVENGEVILYNMHISPYEKGNIFNRDPLRDRKLLLHKREISKLASYVSERGYSLIPLELYLSPRGLVKVNLSVAKGKKLYDKRADMAKKDAEREMEQSIKSRNRY, encoded by the coding sequence ATGGCTGAAGGAAGAAAGGTGCTGGCCGAGAACAGGAAGGCAAGGCACGATTATTTTATTGAAGAAACATATGAGGCAGGCATTAGCCTTTCCGGGACGGAAGTTAAGTCTGTAAGGTCAGGAAAGGTTAATATAAGGGATAGCTATGCAATGGTGGAAAACGGAGAGGTAATATTATATAATATGCATATAAGCCCATATGAAAAGGGAAATATTTTTAATCGTGATCCTTTAAGGGATAGAAAGCTTCTCCTCCATAAAAGAGAAATATCGAAACTTGCATCATATGTGTCAGAGAGAGGCTATTCTTTAATTCCACTTGAGCTTTACCTATCACCACGGGGTTTAGTAAAGGTCAATCTTTCAGTTGCAAAAGGGAAAAAGCTTTATGATAAAAGAGCAGATATGGCAAAGAAAGATGCTGAAAGAGAGATGGAACAAAGTATAAAATCTAGAAACAGGTACTAA
- the rnr gene encoding ribonuclease R, translating into MNTKETILQFMRESAYNPMLFKELLTSFNIKKDEEDAFKKILDEMESEGLIFKTKKHRYGAPERMNLVVGKLQGNSKGFGFVISDDETVSDVFISQENMSGAMNGDKVIAKILESREEGKSTEGEIIKVLSRANNSVVGIFEGSKSFGFVVPDDKRIFQDIFIPKSETNGARTGQKVVAELTKWPGPRRNPEGRITEILGYKNAPGVDILSVMRKYGLPEEFPEDVEKAAQAIPEEIPACEYKRRRDLRNLKMVTIDGDDAKDLDDAVSVERLKNGNYMLGVHIADVSYYVKENNAIDKEAQKRGTSVYLIDRVIPMLPKKLSNDVCSLNPNVDRLTMTCMMKIDKKGNIKDHEIFESIIRTNARMTYTDVNKILKDNDQELIKKYSGLVDEFRTMQELCKILREKRMKRGSIDFDFPECKITLDDRGRPIDVRPYDREIANMIIEEFMLAANETVAEHMYWTELPFIYRIHEDPDPEKIRAFNDFIHNFGYRIKGINDLHPKALQEIVNKVAGKKEEVIINTLMLRSLRKARYSPECTGHFGLAAKYYTHFTSPIRRYPDLTIHRIIREYLNNSITEKREKKLSGFVKYAAKQSSDMEVVAQEAEREVDDIKKAEYMGEHIGEVFEGVISSVTPFGLFVELENTAEGLVHVSSLIDDYYFYDEDHHCFIGERLRKIYRLGDTVKVKVTKVNVDEGSIDFSLEEANV; encoded by the coding sequence ATGAACACTAAAGAGACAATATTGCAGTTTATGAGAGAGTCTGCATATAACCCGATGCTTTTTAAAGAGCTGCTAACTTCTTTTAATATAAAGAAAGATGAAGAAGATGCTTTTAAAAAAATACTGGATGAAATGGAATCGGAAGGGCTTATTTTTAAGACAAAAAAGCACAGATATGGCGCTCCTGAGAGGATGAACCTTGTAGTAGGAAAACTTCAGGGCAATTCTAAAGGATTCGGATTCGTGATTTCTGATGACGAAACGGTTTCGGATGTATTTATTTCCCAGGAAAATATGTCCGGAGCTATGAATGGCGATAAGGTAATTGCGAAGATATTGGAATCCAGGGAGGAGGGAAAGAGCACTGAAGGGGAGATAATAAAGGTATTGAGCCGGGCAAACAATTCGGTCGTAGGAATATTTGAAGGCAGCAAAAGCTTTGGATTTGTTGTGCCTGATGACAAAAGGATATTTCAGGATATATTTATACCAAAATCGGAGACAAACGGTGCAAGAACAGGACAGAAAGTTGTAGCCGAGCTGACAAAGTGGCCTGGACCGAGAAGAAATCCTGAAGGCAGAATAACAGAAATATTGGGATACAAAAATGCACCGGGTGTTGACATACTATCGGTAATGAGAAAATACGGCCTGCCCGAAGAATTCCCTGAGGATGTTGAGAAAGCGGCGCAAGCTATACCGGAAGAAATACCAGCATGCGAATATAAAAGAAGAAGAGATCTTAGAAATCTTAAGATGGTTACGATAGATGGAGACGATGCAAAGGATCTAGATGATGCCGTTTCCGTTGAGAGGCTTAAAAATGGCAATTATATGCTGGGTGTACATATAGCGGATGTAAGCTATTATGTAAAAGAGAACAATGCCATAGACAAGGAAGCACAAAAAAGAGGAACAAGTGTGTACCTTATAGACAGAGTAATTCCTATGCTGCCTAAAAAGCTATCAAATGATGTCTGCAGTTTGAATCCCAATGTTGACAGGCTCACGATGACATGCATGATGAAAATCGACAAAAAAGGAAATATTAAGGATCACGAAATATTTGAAAGTATTATCCGTACTAATGCAAGGATGACGTATACAGATGTAAATAAAATATTAAAGGATAATGATCAGGAACTGATAAAAAAATATTCGGGTCTGGTAGACGAATTCAGAACCATGCAGGAACTTTGCAAGATTTTGAGGGAGAAAAGGATGAAAAGGGGAAGCATAGATTTTGACTTTCCGGAATGCAAGATAACACTTGATGACAGGGGTAGACCCATAGATGTAAGGCCTTATGACAGGGAAATAGCGAATATGATAATCGAAGAGTTCATGCTGGCGGCAAATGAAACTGTGGCTGAACACATGTACTGGACCGAACTGCCGTTTATATACAGGATACATGAGGATCCCGATCCTGAAAAAATAAGGGCATTCAATGATTTTATACACAACTTTGGATATCGTATAAAGGGCATAAACGATCTTCATCCAAAAGCCCTGCAGGAGATTGTAAATAAAGTGGCTGGTAAAAAGGAAGAGGTAATAATAAATACGCTGATGCTGCGTTCCTTAAGGAAAGCCAGATATTCCCCCGAATGCACGGGACATTTTGGATTGGCCGCCAAATACTATACTCATTTTACTTCGCCTATAAGAAGGTATCCTGATCTTACTATTCACAGGATTATCAGGGAATACCTCAATAATTCGATAACTGAAAAAAGGGAGAAAAAGCTGTCAGGGTTTGTAAAGTATGCCGCAAAACAGAGCAGTGATATGGAGGTTGTGGCACAGGAAGCAGAAAGAGAAGTTGATGACATTAAAAAGGCCGAATACATGGGAGAGCACATAGGTGAGGTTTTTGAAGGCGTGATATCGAGTGTGACTCCCTTTGGATTGTTTGTTGAGCTCGAAAATACAGCCGAAGGACTTGTACATGTAAGCAGCCTTATCGACGATTATTATTTTTATGATGAAGACCATCACTGTTTTATAGGAGAAAGACTGAGAAAAATATACAGGCTTGGAGATACGGTAAAGGTTAAGGTCACAAAAGTGAATGTAGATGAAGGTTCAATAGATTTTTCACTCGAAGAGGCAAATGTATAG